From the genome of Desulfobacterales bacterium:
TTTATTATCCTGATCGGAACGGTGGTCAACAACGCCATTTTGATTGTTTACCAGTCGCTGAACAATGTCCGGTATGAAGGCATGGAGGGTATGGCTGCCATCACCGAGTCGGTGCGGACCCGAATCCGTCCGATTTTCATGAGCGCCAGTACGAGTATCTTGGGGATGCTGCCTCTGGCGTTGTCCACCGGCCCGGGCAGTGAGATGTACCGGGGGATCGGAAGCGTTCTTCTGGGTGGACTGGCGCTGTCCACCGTGTTCACGCTCTTTGTCATACCGGCGCTGCTGGCGTTTGTTATCGGATTTGAAACGAGACAGCGGACGCCGGCCGCATGAAGATCCGAATACCGAATCCATAAAAGCTGGAGAGGAAATAATGATAATGAAAAAGTGGTGTGTCCTGATGATTGCGTTTGTGTTGAGTGTGCCTTCCGCTTACGGAATCACGCTGGAAGAGCTCCAGCGCTCGGCAGTAAGTAATCGGGATATCGTCAAAAGATATCAGGCCGATGTTGAACAGCGGGGCCAGCAGATCCGGGAGGTGAAAGGTGAATTTCTTCCATCGTTCGATGCCGGTTATACGTTCAACCGGCTTGATGATGACGGCCTGTATGAATACAAGGAAAATGATGCGGCCTTCGGCACGGTCTCCTGGAACGTGTTTGCCGGTTTCAAGGATAAATATAACCTGAAGGCAACTGAAACGCTGCAGGAAATTGACCGCCTTTCGCTCAGTGCCCTGAAACAGGATATCCAACGGGTCGTTGCCCTGAACTATCTGACGGTTTACCGCGCTCGGGCGAATCTGAAAGTTACCGAGGACGCGGTAAATCTGTACCGGGACCGTTACCGGGATGTTCAGCTGAAATACGAGGTGGGCATCCTGAAAAAAAACGATCTGCTCAAGCTCAAGGTGGAACTGGACAATGCGGTTCAGGATGCCAGGCGCGCCGGGGCAGAGGTCAGCAAGAGTTTAAATGACCTGAGCCGGCAAACCGGGGTTGTCGTTTCTCTGGAAAAACTGGATTTTGGCTGCTTTGATGCGCTGCCGGCAAAGGCGGGTTATCCGGAGTATGAAGCGCAGCTGATGGCCCGGAGGAGCGAGATCAAGGCGCTGGTGAAGGCCAAAGAAGCGGCCGGCTATCAGGTGATGGCGACGAAATCGTCACTGTATCCGCGGGCAGATCTGTCGGTCAGCTACGGGAACAACCATTATGATGACTATTTTTACGGCAGTTCAGATCTTAACGAAGCTGAGGTCCGGTTTCAGGGCACGGTATCCATTAACCTGTTTGACGGGATGAAGAAATACGCCCGGATCAGCCAGGCCCGGATCGAAGAGAAAAAAGCCGGATATGATCTGACCGAGCTGGAAGATGACCTGAAAACCCGCCTGAAAAATGCACTGCTGGATTTGGATGTGGCCGTTGACAATCTGGAAGTGGCGCAAAGCAGCCAGCTCGAGGCTGAAGAAAACCTCCGTGTGACGGATCTGTCTTTCAAACAGGGGCTCAGCACCTCTACGGATATTCTGGATGCCATATTTTTTCTGTCCAGAGCCCGGTTTAATATCATCGATGCCTACACGCAGGTGTTCGGCAGCTATTTTGAACTCCAGCGGCTCGTTGAAGGGTTCGAGCAGTATGAATCATAGTGTTTGAAGGCGAAGGGGCGTTAGCGCTTCCTGCCACAATGAACACCCCGGGAGTGTCGCACTCCCGGGGTGTTCTTGCTTCTTGCCTATTTCCTTAAACGAAGAGCTCCTCAAGCGACAGCGCTCCTCAGTCCGCCCGCAGGGCGTTACCCTTAATCGATGACCTTTCCTCTCAGGGCCTTGAGCCGCCCCCGGCCGGTTTTCTGATCGAGACGTCTTTGCCGGGAGCCACGGGACGGGCGGGTTGGCCTGCGGGGTACGCGCGTTTCGGTAACGCCGATAATTAACTCCCGGAGCCTTTTTATGGCATCTTCCCGGTTTTTTTCCAGACTGCGGTACTGCTGCGCTTTGATGACGATTTCTCCCTCCCGGGTGATGCGATGATCCCGGAGCTTCAGCAGCCGTTCTCTGTATACATCGGGCAGCGATGACGCATGGATGTTAAAGCGCAGGTGGACGGCGGAGGAAACCTTGTTTACATTCTGTCCCCCCGCGCCCTGAGCCCGAATTGCATTGATTTCAATTTCGCTGACGGGTATGGATATCGTGGCAGTAATTTTCAGCATGTTCTGTATGTCGCTTCGGTAGCTTCAGTTGACGTTTGGTTGTCTGTTTCAGTCTTTTCATCCGTTCAAGTCGTGCCGATGCGTCTCTTCATCCTGCAGACAGTATTCGACAATGCGTTTGCAGTGAACCGCCGTTGTCTTTAAGAAGGGTATCCCGGATCTGTTTTTTGTGAGTATCTCTTTTCGACCAGTTCCAGGAGTGTGTTTAAATTCGCGCTGTAAACAATAATTTCCGGATCATTCAGTCCGGAGCCAGTGGATTTGAATTCGGAAATGATCTGCCTGTAATAATCACCCGTGGCTTCTGGACCCATGCCTCCGATAATTCCGATCGTTTTCATAATGTCTGATCCGTGAAATATGTTAATGCCGTGTGGCCCGTATCCATTTACACGAACTTGGAGTCGTTATTTTTTGAGTTCGGCGATAAATTTATTGGAAGATTCAATGGCCGCGTTCATCTGTTTGAGCAGGGCGTCAATTTTTCCCTGCAGTGATGAAAATTCGGTCTTCAGTGAGCCGATTGCCTGGGCATTGAGGTTGTGTTTCAAAAACAGGACATTGTCTCGGAAAATGTTCAGCACCGGTTCCATGCTTTTTTCAGCCCGATGCATACTGGCGAGCATTTTCCTGTATTGGGATCGGGTCGCATCCAGCTGCTGTTTGCTGGATCGGCGCAGCTCCGCGTTCTGGTAAAGACCCAGCTCGTCCTCCCATTCCTCAAACAGGTCATCGGCAACCGATTCGACCTTGTCAATCCTCGAGGATACTTCCTGAGCGGCCGCTTCACTGTCTTCATACCCGGCGTTCAGTTTTTCATAGGCCTTTTTCAGATCGGTATCTTTCAGTTGAACCACCGAACCAAACTGTTCCAGCGCTGACTTGAACTGTTCCTGTGCATCGGTCTGGGAATCTCTGGCGTCTTCCACCCGGTCGACCAGGATATCCCGTTTATGAATCCCCACCTTTTCCATGGCGCCATAATAGGCTTTGGAGCAAGCGCCAAGCAGAGAACCCGTCAGGACCGAAAGGATGATTACCTGAAAAACAATAACATGTTGTTTTTTAAG
Proteins encoded in this window:
- a CDS encoding TolC family protein; its protein translation is MIMKKWCVLMIAFVLSVPSAYGITLEELQRSAVSNRDIVKRYQADVEQRGQQIREVKGEFLPSFDAGYTFNRLDDDGLYEYKENDAAFGTVSWNVFAGFKDKYNLKATETLQEIDRLSLSALKQDIQRVVALNYLTVYRARANLKVTEDAVNLYRDRYRDVQLKYEVGILKKNDLLKLKVELDNAVQDARRAGAEVSKSLNDLSRQTGVVVSLEKLDFGCFDALPAKAGYPEYEAQLMARRSEIKALVKAKEAAGYQVMATKSSLYPRADLSVSYGNNHYDDYFYGSSDLNEAEVRFQGTVSINLFDGMKKYARISQARIEEKKAGYDLTELEDDLKTRLKNALLDLDVAVDNLEVAQSSQLEAEENLRVTDLSFKQGLSTSTDILDAIFFLSRARFNIIDAYTQVFGSYFELQRLVEGFEQYES
- the arfB gene encoding alternative ribosome rescue aminoacyl-tRNA hydrolase ArfB, translating into MLKITATISIPVSEIEINAIRAQGAGGQNVNKVSSAVHLRFNIHASSLPDVYRERLLKLRDHRITREGEIVIKAQQYRSLEKNREDAIKRLRELIIGVTETRVPRRPTRPSRGSRQRRLDQKTGRGRLKALRGKVID
- a CDS encoding DUF2959 domain-containing protein — protein: MLKKQHVIVFQVIILSVLTGSLLGACSKAYYGAMEKVGIHKRDILVDRVEDARDSQTDAQEQFKSALEQFGSVVQLKDTDLKKAYEKLNAGYEDSEAAAQEVSSRIDKVESVADDLFEEWEDELGLYQNAELRRSSKQQLDATRSQYRKMLASMHRAEKSMEPVLNIFRDNVLFLKHNLNAQAIGSLKTEFSSLQGKIDALLKQMNAAIESSNKFIAELKK